A genomic window from Nomascus leucogenys isolate Asia chromosome 10, Asia_NLE_v1, whole genome shotgun sequence includes:
- the FXYD3 gene encoding FXYD domain-containing ion transport regulator 3 isoform X2: MQKVTLGLLVFLAGLPVLDANDPEDKNSPFYYDWHSLQVGGLICAGVLCALGIIIVLSEWRSWGKQVGRGWGSPPLTTQLPPTGAKCKCKFGQKSSHRPGETPPLITPGSAQN, translated from the exons ATGCAGAAGGTGACCCTGGGCCTGCTTGTGTTCCTGGCAG GCTTGCCTGTCTTGGACGCCAATGACCCAGAAG ATAAAAACAGTCCTTTCTACTATG ACTGGCACAGCCTCCAGGTTGGCGGGCTCATCTGCGCCGGGGTTCTGTGCGCCTTGGGCATCATCATCGTCCTGAGTGAGTGGAGGAGCTGGGGGAAGCAGGTGGGCCGGGGCTGGGGCTCTCCTCCCCTGACCACTCAGCTCCCTCCAACAGGTGCAAAATGCAAATGCAAGTTCGGCCAGAAGTCCAG TCACCGTCCAGGGGAGACTCCACCTCTCATCACCCCAG GCTCAGCCCAAAACTGA
- the FXYD3 gene encoding FXYD domain-containing ion transport regulator 3 isoform X3, whose protein sequence is MQKVTLGLLVFLAGLPVLDANDPEDKNSPFYYDWHSLQVGGLICAGVLCALGIIIVLSAKCKCKFGQKSSHRPGETPPLITPGSAQN, encoded by the exons ATGCAGAAGGTGACCCTGGGCCTGCTTGTGTTCCTGGCAG GCTTGCCTGTCTTGGACGCCAATGACCCAGAAG ATAAAAACAGTCCTTTCTACTATG ACTGGCACAGCCTCCAGGTTGGCGGGCTCATCTGCGCCGGGGTTCTGTGCGCCTTGGGCATCATCATCGTCCTGA GTGCAAAATGCAAATGCAAGTTCGGCCAGAAGTCCAG TCACCGTCCAGGGGAGACTCCACCTCTCATCACCCCAG GCTCAGCCCAAAACTGA